AGAACGTGTTAATTACCACGTTAGCTAATAGGTTTGCCAAACATACCTCCTTTTCCCAGTCTAGCCAAGGCCAGGGCATTTAATTACAGTCCTTGGAAGAGCTGGTCGCTGGGAGGCACCCACAGGGCTCTTTCATTAATTAGCATTAGAACTCCACCAGGATTTAAAGGCTGCACCATTTGTTCGTACATGGCCCTAAACAGCTTTTACCTGCAGGCTGGTGGCAGGCAGCCAAACATCGGGCGAGTGGCCTCTTTCCTGTCCATTGTTCTCATATTTATGTTGTAAGCTCTGGCTAGTGTGTATGTGCAGCACTGACCTCTACTGGACAAGACCAAGTAGTGTCATAAGCTCTATTCTGCTGGCACCatatggagattctcctttagcccTGTGCTGTCAGTGGAGGAGGATCAGCTGCCAGTGTGATGGTTTGGGTGGCTGCAGCGTGCAATCCATACAGGCCCAGTCAGCCATGGATTTGTCGCAGGACCCATCTACCAGCCCCAGGGGATTCTGAGCTCACCCCTGATGCTCTGCGAGGCCCAAGGGAGGGGAACTCAGAGCCAAGGGGCTCTAGATCTTCAGTAGCACATGAAAAGCTGCCAGCTGATCAAGAGGGGAAAGTAACCCGCTTCCTCCCCTCCTTAAGCAGATTtgctcagtgcagccccagaatAGAGCAGGCAGGCTCATGCGTCAGCAGGATCACACAGGcccaggaagaggaggggaggcTTGGGAAGGATTAAAGTGGAGAGGGACCTTGGGTAGGCAGCAGATGAGCAAGTAGCTTCCCAAGCAAAGTGACGGTCAGGAAGCTAGTGGGATTATGAGCATTTCAGGGCAGGGAAGGACGAGTTACCTCCGCAAGGAGATGCTAACTAATGCGCCTATCGCCACTGGGTTCGTACAGCAACAGAGCCACTGCCTCTCCAACTGTGCGGCTCAGCCCCAGAGAGCCCGTGCGCCATGAGGAGGGAATGGAAAGAGGAACAAAGCTTAGTAGGGGGCTGATTTTGTACCCAGCCCCTGTACAGCTCCCTTCATCCACAGCTCCCAAAGGGGCAGTGTTAACCCCAccttactgatggggaaactgaggcagccagCAGCAAGGGGACTCTCTCAAGGTCACGtaaggagtcagtggcagagtcgaGGGATAGAacccagcccggagccctgccCACTGGACCTTACCACCTCTCCTTGGTTTGTTAACACTTCCCAGAGGTGATAAAACAGTCTATGAATATCGGGAGTGGGGCAAAAACTGTCTGGCTTCCAGCACGGCTGGGAAGGAGCCACTCTAGCAGAATGCCAGCCTGGCTCTCCGCTCTGCCCCAGCACAGGGCACGAGGAACAGCAAACATCTCTTTGGGTGGGAATTGCTCAGGAGGGCACAGTCGCACTGGGGAAATGGGAAATCTAGGGAGGAAGATGCTGCCAACAGCTTCAGCCAAACCTGCTCGCTGCGAAGACAGGCTGAGCTAGAGACAAGAAGTGCTCTTTGCCGTGGATCCAGGGAGTAGAAAGGGTTCCACTGATAAAAGCGGAGACTCCCGTTTCCATGGGCTCGGGTAATCACAGCAgaatagggctggaagggaccacgaGAAGTCAGCAATTCCAACACCTGTGCTGCTACGGGGCTGGTGAGAGCGTCAGGTGCGAGTTCcatgcccacctctggcctaagggtaaactacagcccgggggccgcatccaggcctccagatgttttaatgtGGCCCTTGagttcctgccagggagcggggtctggggcttgccccactccgcgcagctcctggaagcagcagcatgccccccctccggttcctatgggtaggggcagccagggggctccgcatgctgcccccaccccaagcactgcccccgcagctcccattggccaggaaatgcaaccaatgggagctgcagggacagcgcctgcagacagggcagcgcacagagcttcctggccacacctccgcgtaggagccagagaggggatatgctgctgcttctggtagCTGCGTGAGGTGTCGCCTggggcctgcacccctgaccccctcctgcactccaaccccctgccccagccctgatccccctcctgccctccaaacccttcagtcccagcccagaacaccctcttgcacctccaacccctcatccctagccccaccccagagtccatacccccagcccgagccctcaccccctcctaaaccccaacccccaattttgtgagcattcatggcccaccatacaatttccatacccagatgtggcctcgggccaaaaaatttgcccacccctgccttaggcagtggttctcaaccagggggacGCAAACCCCTGGGgggtatgcagagatcttccagggggtatgtcaactcatcggagatttgcctagttttacaacagggtacataaaaagcactagcaaagtcaatacaaactaaaaattcatacaatgacttgtttatactgctgtatatactatacactaaatgtaggtacaatatttatattccagctgatttattttataattatatggtaaaaatgagaaaatcagcaatttttcagtaatagtgtgctctgacacttctgtatttttatgtctgattttgtaagcaagtcgtttttaagtgaggtgaaacttgggggtacgcaagacaaatcagactcatgaaaggggtccagtagtctggaaaggttgagagccactgcccttgGGTATCTTCCATTAAACCAAAGTCCACCTCCATTCAAGCCCAGGCCCCGGTGTATTAATTAGCTCTGCAGGACACGGAGTAATATGCCCCAGTGCAGTCCCACCCCCACATCAGATCCTGCTGCCTCTCTCTTACCTGGGAAAAGGCATTCCTTGGTTGGCACATGCACGTGGGAACACTTTGCTTCCAGAAGCCCTGGGTGGGCACAGTTCTCATGTTTGCAATGTGGAGGGAACAAGGTTTTACTCAAAAGCACACGGCCAGCTCCTGCATTGACCTCCTTGGCACTagcctgatttacaccaagggAGGGTGAACCGTGTGGCGAGGGGACACCGCCCAGCAGGGCCAGCTTGAAAACAGGAAAAGAGCCTTTCTGCTTCTAAATTAGAAATGAATGGAACCCGCCCAGGGCATGAATCCTTGCAGGAAACGTGTCCAGGGTCTGTTCACTCAGCAGCATCTAACTCTGGGCTGGATGGCTCTGTGGCGCCCCCGCTTGGCCATAGAAGCAGCTGCATTCCCCTTCCCAGGTCTGCAGGCTGCCCTAGAGAATGCTActggggtggagaagagagcccagttctgcatccgatgaagtgagctgtagctcacgaaagcttatgctcaaataaattggttagtctctaaggtgccacaagtactccagttctGCTGTGACTCTGCCAGGAGGAGCTGCCTCACAGTGGATGGAGCTGCCCGTCGGGTCTCATCTCCAAATAGGAAATCCAGCCCAGACCTGAGCACGCTTGGTACCATGATTCTAGGCAGAGCCATGGAGCACACACACCCACAAGGACCAGGCAGGAACCGAGCTGCTCGTCATGGCAGGGTCAATCAGCTGGCCACGAGTGAGGCAGGGATTGAATCGCACCAAACACAGAAGGGGCAAGTCCTTGCCTTGCACAGCTCACACCACGCTTCTCTGCACAGGAGGGCAACAGAGTCAGGTCACCCTTGCCCCTTCCTAGCCAACGATTTACTTCCTACAGCCAGTCTGGCTCTAGGATTCAGTGCTAGGAGACATGTTGCCTGCCAGCCAGCTGGGGAGAGCCCAGTTCTAAGGGTATGACGCGGGCACCAGCCAGTGTGTTAAGAGATGTTCCACCTGGAAAAAGAGTTGATGGAGTTCCCAGTCTGCTCGAGAGCTATTTGGGAACACGGAGCATTGTATAAGGGAACAGGCGTGTGCAGAGCAGGATCCATCAGGCCAATGACTCGCCCTCAGCTGGATTCACACCATCCTGCCCATCAGCCCTCTGGTCAGGAAAGCCCGCGCCCCGGTAGCCATCCACTCACCCATTGTCCTCCGGCCACCGACCAGCCTGCCCCAGGAGAGCCTGGgggaaggagctgcagggagaagctGCCAATGCAAAGAGGCATTTCGGAGCCAGAGGACGGGCATCTAAAGTGGTACTAAATATTAACCAAGAATGGGCGCAGTGCCCATCCCCCCAGCTTTAACCAGCACTGAGTCCACACACAGgcttgggtttgggtttttttttttaaaacagaagtttATGGTTATATGCAAATTAGGTTATTAAATGATTTGCATAAAATGTTCTCGCAGGACAGCGACTATTCctaattccccttcccccccagaaaGTAGCGACCCTACTCAGCCTAGCGCACTTGCAcatctgccccctgctggcaggcaCATGCCCCGGGTCACACATACACGCACCTCCCAGATGGAGGAGTGCAGCATTTCCAtgcagccaccccacccccccccagccgtGTCTTAAAATAGCTCCCCCCCCCTCCGGCTCACATGCACACGCCCCCCCAACACAAGCATCTCTCCTAAATGCACGACAGACACgcaccctcccacccctgctcggACTCACCTCCCCgtgcgctcacacacacacacacacacacgtacgtgcactcagcccccacccccagccactccTGCTCGTACAAGTGCGCCGCTGCCTGATTGTCCCTGTGCCCCCAACGTGCCCTGCCGGGCAGTCACACACTCCTGTGCACACACCTCTTGGGTGCAATCACAGCCAGTCACTTACACccctctcactctcacacacacacagcatgccCCCCTGCATTCACACGTTGCCATCCtgagcacagctggctctccCCCCTGGCCACAGACATTcagctgtgtgtgcacacatcCTGTGTACATGGAGTGTGCACTAACACCCTCCCACTGCTCAGACAGACACCACCTTCACAAGCACACATGCTCACGCTCATGCCATGGACACCACCCCTCCTACGCCCCCTGGCAACCAATCACAGCCTCCCAGGGCTGCTCACACTCACATACACCCCTCCATTCCCAAACAAATCCCCCTGCCACATGACTGCCTCATTCACACACACTGGACTCGTGTACACACGCACAATGCAGTACATGCTCACCCACTTGCACTCAGACACGCACCACTGCGGCCTTACACACTTCCCACTGCACACCAGCCCTGCAGAGCTCTCCCGTACATGTGCCACATGCTCACACCCGTGCATTGCTTACACATCTGCCACTGCAAGTTCACAAGTACATGcattcacccccccacacacatctgtGGTCCTGCCTGCAGCCCATACATTCACACCCCATTCTCACTGACATGCACACCACAGGCTCGCACACTTCTCCCCACAtgtcccacaaacacacacacacacacacacgccttccccccccccggagaGGTGCTGGTGCAGACACTCAAACTGCACCCACACCTGCCATAAAAACTTACACCGGCATTGTCGATTCCCCAGCTCTCACACACGCACCGACGTGTTTGCACACCAGGCATATTCCCAAatggttctctctcccccccgccgcACACACGCCTCCAGCACACACACGCAGCCCCTGTAGCAGGcatccccccccaccacactcacccctgccctgccatgtCCAGGCGCACGCTGCGTGCCCACCCCGTGCACTCGCCCCCTGGCTCCGGGAGGGCTGTCCACACACCATGTCCGTCACTGGAATTGACAGCCCCCAGCCACTCCTAGCTATTGGTCAGGAAGAGGCGTCTGTGTTTGGAGGCGGAGCCGCGCGGCCGGCCCCggcgccgcccccgcccccggctgccATAGGGGTTCCTGCTGGCCATGGCGCTCTCTCCCCAGCCGGCGCTGCCCAGGGTCGGCCCGGGGAAGCTGACTTCCGCTTTGGGCGGCTGGTCTAAGAGCCCGCCGGCCTCGGCCTCGGCGGGCGGGGCCTGGCTCTGGCGCGCGCTGGCCCGCTCCTGCCGTAGGTAGCGCAGCTCGTCCCGGATGTCCGTCAGGACGCCCAGCAGGCGGAACTGCAGCTCCCTGTCCCGCGCCCGCTCCTCGCGCTGCGTGGCCCGCTCCTCCTGCCACATGGCCAGCTCCTGGTGGTACAGCTGGTCCCACTGCTCCTCCAGGTCCAGCAGGCGGTGGATGTTAGTCCTCCagctctccctcctgccctcccgcAGCCAAGAGCAGCCCAGGCCCCGCGAGGGCGGCaccggggcagggggctggtcCTCCTGAGGCGAGGCGGAGGAGGGCAGGGACTCCTCGGTGAGCGCGCCATGCAGCGGGGAgcgcacctgctgctgctgctgctgctgctcctcctcctgctgctgcttctccccccaCGTGGGCCCCATCAGTACCCTGGGCAAGGAGCCCACCTCGGGGCCCCGGCTGCCCTCCTCCTCTTCCGGCTGGGAGGCGTCCAGCACCCTGCCCAAGGAGGGGAGGTCGGAGACCCCTTCGTGGGCCCAGTCTGCGTGAGCGTCCACGTGGTTGAGCGTATCCTCGGGGAGGGAGCTCATGGAGCCCTGGGAATTGCACCGGCGGATGAGCATGGCCTGCCGGGATGCCTTCGCGCTTTCCTCGGCCGACAGCTGGGGCTCCGGGCCAGGCTGAAGGCCCATCGCTGCGCCGGGGCACCCGTCCACCTCCTGGCCTTCCCGCTCTTCTTCCTCCGACATGGAGGCGTAGGAGACGAGGGACTCGTTTCTCAGAGGCGGGGACATGGCCGACATCTCTGGAGTTCGCAGCTCCGGCCCTGATTCGGCTGAAACAGAAGAGAAGCTAGCAGGTAAGTCTATCTGCTTCACTGTCTGTGGTGCCATGCATTAGATTCCCAATtggtcccctctccccacatcccTGGGAACACCCCAGGATCATCTTCTTACTAAAAATCCACTCAAAGCagccacagacacacagacccctggCAGGGCTGCACGGGCGCTGCTCAGACCCACCAGGAACGTTCAGTATCCTTTCCTAACAGCAGCCAGAACCTGCTACTTTGCTGGCAGGTGTAAGAAGCCTGCGGTAGCAGATATGGGAGAATCTGGCCCCGCAGTGGGAGTCTCCTCCTAAACCCCAATACTTTGAGGCTGTCTTGAGCCCTGAACCATGAGGTTGTTACATCCCTTCCAATTTATTTTTGAAGATTAAGTCGGATAATGCTGGCTAGTTTGGTCATCCATATAGATGCTCACTCTATCTtggaatcttgctaaattcttgacCTCAACAATatccagtggcagtgagttccacaggctactTGTGTGCTGCAGGAAAAATGTTTATTGTCTAGGATCAGATTGAAATTTGCTGCCTTTTCGTTTCATTGACCatctccttgttcttgtgttaggagaccTGGACACTAGAGGGCAGGAGCACTGGAATAGTCACCCACAGTTTGAGCACTGTGAATGCACAAGTGTTTGCCCTGAAGCTAACCACTGGGGTGTTCGAAGCGGACAGTGGAGACACATCCTTGCAAAGAGTTTCTCCAGGAGTGCATGGAGGTCTGAGATTTGACTATGGGGCGCTACTCCATTCCGGGTGTAACTTCACTGGGGCTACGTAATGGACATGCTTGGCCCAGGTTCTCAGAGTCACAATCATTTCACCATTTTTAACAACAAATGTAACCACTCCTTGGCCTTCAAAAGCATCCCCACCTCGGCGCCAGCACGTCACAAAAAAGTCATTATTAGTGTGATCATTTTCCCCATGCTCAGGAGCCTCTGGCTGAGCCTTTAACAGGCACCAGCCACTGCTTTCCCCAACTATCAAAGAGGCCTGTGCCCTGGACAGTCAGCCTGGCCTTCGCTGTGGCTACTGGCAGCTTCTCCATTACCCCTACCTGAACTGCTCTGCCCCTCGCCTCGGCTGTATTCACAGATCACAGAAGGGTCTGGACTCTGGACTGCGAGCCGAGGCACAGCGGAACCTTCCACGTCAGGCAAAGAAGAGGGCTGCCCGTTGGTGTCTATGTAGATGCTGGGGTGGCTCACTGCAGGCTGGAAGGACATGATCGATTGTTTGGACGCACCTGGGAAGAACAAGTCTGCAAGAGGAAGAGACGATTGACTTAAGAGGATAGCGACTATCATGCTATCACAGGCTAGGATTCCCCAAGGGACACATCCTATAGGACttttcatagatcccaaggccaaaagggaccattgtgatcatctggtctgactgCCTGCACAGCCCAGGCCAGGGAACTGCCCCAAAATGATTCTTAGAGCAGatactttagaaaaacatccaaccttgactGAAAATTGTtagtgaaggagaatccaccaccacgcTTGGTCAATTcttccaacagttaattactctcaccattaaaaatgtgtgtgtcatttccaatctgaatttgtctagcttaacCCAGCCGTTGGAATTGGGATGAACCCCACAGAGGCATGTAAAAATTACTCCAACAAACTACAGAACTTAAGTGAACTAGATGCTTTCTATAGGTTTTCAGAACGGCCCTATAaaattctatagcagggatatCAGTCTCTCATCAGCGCTCCAGGACGGTCCAAAAACACCCTACAGAAAGATCAGGATTTTCTATGAAGTCCAACAGGATATTTCCATTGTGTTTTTATATAAGCCGTGTGTAGCCCAAAAACAGCCTGAATTTTTTACagtatacatttaaattaataatttGTGCTTGTATGTCCCTCCTTCACCAAAAGCTAGTGATCTGATCTGATCTTAAAGGTGAGCAGCAAAGGGAACGAAAATTGGAGTTggccccttttatttatttttggtcctCTATAAAGTATAAAAGGCTGCCTGAAATggttctttaaacaaacaaaaacccaaggttttgtttgtttgacctTCAACATATTGAGAATGTCCAGTCTGGTCTTTCCTGCTTTAGCGGTAGTTCCAGACATCTGGACTAGGAGCTCTCTCCATGTTTCgctgaaggaggagagagagtctTTAACCCTGAGGTTTCTCTCCCAAGTGTGTCTCATACACTTGAGTTAAATAGTGagtaacaaaaagcaaacaaaacaaagagttttaatcactctggaaaaaaaatcactctctcaATTAGGCCCCACttcaaggtacttaagcacatgcctaactttagcaccaaatcagcaaagcacttaagcacgtgcttaactttaagcagtgCGGGTAAGTATAACTGAAgtcaaagcatgtgcttaagtgctttgattaACAGGGATGGCCTTGAGTATGTTTAAAAAGTTAGACAggtgcataagtgctttgctgaatcagagccttcaTCAGGTGACTCTTGACATCACACAAATCATGCATGTTCCTTCAAGTTCTACAGTAGAGCAAAGAGTCTCACAGGAAAAAGAGACCAGAGGAAACCtacatttctaatgtaaaaacaaGCAGACTCCCTtgtgcctccccatcccccactttTGGTTTTTGGGTGTGGGGGAAGAAACTTTTCAACCCTACTTGATACACCTGAGGACTTGTTGTCACTGCAGCGTTAACTCGAGTGCTGCCCAAATCCTGCCCACACCCAAAAGCCCTGACCTCCCGTTGGCTGGCTTATCCAAGGATAGAGGCTAAAGCTCAAGTGAGCACAGTGTGTCAGCAAGCGCAACCGCTCCGCACAGCTCCAGTGCTATTTCACAGTGGCACTGTTGACTCCGAAGAACACATACCCATGCAGTCAAAAGAGGGCACGAACCCATGATTTTCCCCCTTGCAAGTCACCTGTAAAAGGGATGCGATCAGGCTAGATGCAGcatttagaggtttttaaaaacaaaaaagttttacaaaaccGAAGAGCAACAGGAATAttttcaccattttttaaaaaaattccagggAAAGCTATTTCCTTTAGTTTGgctatttgaatataaatatttcccAGCAGCCTTTGCCACCCAGACATGACAGTATTCTCCTACTGCAAGAAAACCCAAAAGGGAGACTGACTAGAAAAAAGGCAAAACTGACAAGTCTTTTTTCACTATCCTCTCTGAGCTAGCACAATAAGTAAATGTTCACCACGAACCAAGTCCCAGAGGGCCAGGGATTGGTTACATTACTGTTAGGTGAGGCTGATGTGTTCAGATGGTGACAACAGGATGGAAACAGATATTCATGAAAGCCCCTTTCCCTGGAGGAATGGTCTTCTGGCTCCATCCCCTTTACCCATAGACCTCCCTGGCCCTACCACCATTGTGAGCTCATGTGCATCAGACCTGCTATCAGAGAAACCCAAAGCTTAGCTCACCGGGGTCAAAGATGATCTCGGGCTCTGAATCATGGCTGGCCTGTAAGAAGGTAGAGGCCACCATCTTCTCCAGGGGAGTGAGGCGGGGTTTGTGGAGAGGCCCTCCTGCCCTGTTCATAGGGGGATGCTTCTTGGAGGTGATCTTCTTCTTCACGTCCAGCCGAAGGTCTCGCCACTTGTGCTTGAGGTCATCGATGGAGCGCTCCGTGTAGCCCAGGAAGTTGACCCGGCTCTGGATCTGGGTCCACAGCTGCTTCCGCCGCACAGGGTGAGCTCGGAGTGATTCGGAGCCGTAGAGGGCGCTGAAGTGCCGAACCACGTTCCAGACCAGAGTCTCTGTCTCGTC
The Natator depressus isolate rNatDep1 chromosome 2, rNatDep2.hap1, whole genome shotgun sequence DNA segment above includes these coding regions:
- the LOC141983412 gene encoding uncharacterized protein LOC141983412; the protein is MDSSAALASAPPSSAPSGSRSPMFSSGADREEWGPRFNCAPSTSAAASQGLATSGRKRKANFSNDETETLVWNVVRHFSALYGSESLRAHPVRRKQLWTQIQSRVNFLGYTERSIDDLKHKWRDLRLDVKKKITSKKHPPMNRAGGPLHKPRLTPLEKMVASTFLQASHDSEPEIIFDPDLFFPGASKQSIMSFQPAVSHPSIYIDTNGQPSSLPDVEGSAVPRLAVQSPDPSVICEYSRGEGQSSSAESGPELRTPEMSAMSPPLRNESLVSYASMSEEEEREGQEVDGCPGAAMGLQPGPEPQLSAEESAKASRQAMLIRRCNSQGSMSSLPEDTLNHVDAHADWAHEGVSDLPSLGRVLDASQPEEEEGSRGPEVGSLPRVLMGPTWGEKQQQEEEQQQQQQQVRSPLHGALTEESLPSSASPQEDQPPAPVPPSRGLGCSWLREGRRESWRTNIHRLLDLEEQWDQLYHQELAMWQEERATQREERARDRELQFRLLGVLTDIRDELRYLRQERASARQSQAPPAEAEAGGLLDQPPKAEVSFPGPTLGSAGWGESAMASRNPYGSRGRGRRRGRPRGSASKHRRLFLTNS